The Arachis hypogaea cultivar Tifrunner chromosome 19, arahy.Tifrunner.gnm2.J5K5, whole genome shotgun sequence genome has a window encoding:
- the LOC112776927 gene encoding pro-hevein has product MATYHMYHPHLIGWDLPAAKGYCSTWYANMPLTWRSKYGWATFCGPVGTHGKPSCGKCLCVTNTATGDTKTVRIVDKCGHGGINLDVNVFREIDTDGVGYKKGHLNVDYHFVDCRDHYY; this is encoded by the exons ATGGCAACCTACCATATGTACCACCCTCATCTTATTGGTTGGGACTTGCCGGCTGCAAAGGGCTACTGCTCTACTTGGTACGCCAACATGCCCCTCACATGGCGCAGTAAATACGGCTGGGCCACCTTCTGCGGACCTGTTGGCACTCATGGCAAACCTTCTTGTGGCAAATGTCTTTGT GTAACAAACACTGCAACAGGAGATACAAAAAcagtgagaatagtggataagtGCGGCCATGGAGGCATCAACTTGGACGTAAATGTGTTTAGAGAGATCGACACCGATGGGGTTGGATACAAGAAGGGTCACCTTAACGTTGACTACCACTTTGTCGATTGTCGAGATCACTACTATTAA